A window of Chloracidobacterium sp. N contains these coding sequences:
- a CDS encoding delta-60 repeat domain-containing protein — MISHQHLRAPSFRWLLAWAVLLVFGAGGTAYGQCPPGNNPPAILGLGAGPGSTDRSFGYGNPASGYNDPRPTLLTDPTALINKIGIQRTLQRIVARKGEIRAIAVQNLGINANKFIVAGNFEYRVPNTTTVYRHIMRLNPNGTIDTTFVPPPAFQGPTTGGNPDPGPINALAVDSLDRIVVGRETAPRLFRLMPSGMADGAFNNNINTTMAITGPVLAVETDPANRIYVGLGSGAFIQPPPPAPPLDTRPFFTRLNPTGTLDNTFFWGPQTAPFFQASVGGPVRAIKYVNDTGFGNPGVVVGGAFTQSSGGLVNLNNTRNVTLFDLTGAADPAGLFFGNFFSGFDAPVNALAVNNTLAPSLIYAGGEFSNAFGFGGAPVPRARVAGFDGFLGVTGPVGSVSGGLIPNPVRALVLTAGPPNFVTGTALLHAGGQETATAFGDAALSVTTGAYLGTLGTASPFFPPNPAVVRAMAANSTNGALFGGDLLNSNGEKLVATFNSNYNPPTPTGLPSLDLLANLTLQLGPTQFYASAIDGNGNLYIGGDVGPDPGTDADPGLGNIAELYRISPCGDVQVVARFRNVAGYLVRNDIDNGAFVDPSEDINRTPNMGFRRVDRTDPASIRAIAIDPQGRIYVGGQFNQVSDGPGFVPWNNLVRLMSNGNIDPLF; from the coding sequence ATGATCTCTCATCAGCATCTTAGAGCGCCATCCTTCCGATGGCTGCTTGCGTGGGCGGTGCTGCTGGTCTTTGGCGCCGGCGGAACCGCGTATGGGCAATGCCCACCAGGTAACAATCCCCCTGCAATCTTAGGTCTGGGTGCCGGGCCGGGTAGCACCGACCGGAGTTTTGGGTATGGCAATCCAGCCTCCGGCTACAACGATCCAAGGCCAACCTTGTTGACTGATCCGACTGCCTTGATTAACAAGATCGGCATCCAGCGGACACTCCAAAGAATTGTTGCCAGGAAAGGTGAAATCCGCGCCATTGCGGTGCAGAATCTAGGCATCAACGCCAATAAGTTCATCGTTGCCGGCAATTTCGAGTACCGGGTGCCGAATACGACGACGGTGTACCGCCACATCATGCGGTTGAATCCGAACGGCACGATAGACACGACTTTTGTGCCCCCACCCGCATTTCAAGGACCTACGACGGGTGGCAATCCTGACCCCGGCCCCATCAATGCCCTGGCCGTGGATTCGCTGGACCGCATCGTGGTCGGCCGTGAGACAGCGCCCCGGCTGTTCCGGTTAATGCCGTCCGGTATGGCTGACGGTGCCTTCAACAACAACATCAACACGACGATGGCCATTACCGGTCCGGTACTGGCGGTGGAAACAGATCCCGCTAACCGCATTTACGTCGGATTGGGGAGTGGCGCTTTCATCCAGCCACCGCCACCGGCACCGCCGCTGGACACCCGTCCCTTCTTCACCCGCCTCAACCCGACGGGCACTCTTGACAACACTTTCTTCTGGGGGCCGCAGACTGCTCCATTCTTTCAGGCCAGTGTCGGCGGTCCTGTCCGGGCTATCAAGTATGTCAACGACACCGGGTTTGGGAATCCGGGAGTGGTTGTCGGGGGGGCCTTTACCCAGAGTTCGGGTGGGCTTGTGAATCTCAACAACACCCGAAATGTAACCCTTTTTGATCTGACTGGGGCAGCTGATCCCGCAGGACTGTTTTTTGGCAACTTCTTCTCTGGTTTTGATGCTCCGGTCAATGCCTTGGCGGTGAACAACACACTGGCTCCGAGTCTTATTTATGCAGGCGGGGAGTTCAGCAATGCTTTTGGCTTTGGCGGCGCACCGGTTCCGCGCGCCCGGGTGGCCGGGTTTGATGGTTTCCTTGGCGTGACCGGGCCGGTGGGGTCCGTATCAGGGGGGCTCATTCCCAACCCGGTGCGGGCGCTGGTGCTGACGGCTGGACCGCCGAACTTTGTGACCGGGACAGCCTTGCTGCACGCTGGCGGGCAGGAAACCGCCACCGCTTTTGGTGATGCCGCCCTGAGTGTGACGACGGGTGCTTATCTAGGCACTCTTGGCACGGCCTCGCCCTTCTTCCCGCCGAACCCGGCGGTGGTGCGGGCCATGGCCGCCAACAGTACCAACGGGGCGCTGTTTGGCGGGGATTTGCTCAACTCCAATGGCGAGAAGTTGGTAGCGACTTTCAACTCCAACTACAACCCACCAACCCCAACAGGTTTGCCATCTTTGGATCTCTTGGCGAATCTTACGCTGCAACTGGGTCCCACTCAGTTCTATGCCTCAGCCATTGATGGTAATGGTAACCTGTACATCGGTGGAGATGTTGGACCCGATCCTGGTACTGATGCTGACCCGGGACTAGGAAATATAGCCGAGCTGTACCGCATCTCACCCTGTGGTGACGTACAAGTTGTCGCACGGTTCAGGAATGTTGCGGGCTATCTTGTCCGTAACGATATTGACAATGGTGCCTTTGTTGACCCGTCGGAAGATATCAACCGTACCCCTAACATGGGCTTCCGGCGCGTGGATCGGACTGACCCAGCCTCTATCCGTGCCATTGCCATTGACCCACAGGGCCGGATTTACGTCGGCGGGCAGTTCAACCAGGTTTCCGACGGTCCGGGCTTTGTGCCGTGGAACAATCTGGTGCGGTTGATGAGTAACGGAAATATCGATCCGCTCTTCTAG
- a CDS encoding BACON domain-containing protein, whose translation MNAIVLQPDGKVLIGGEFKCYNEVPRGGIARLTSTGSLDPTFGDSSFSIPGVGDYLLCGNPGGAVVTGIARNATFQGIPLVAYNRARVNAILLQPDGKVVVGGLFARANNVDRYNIARFNSDGTLDTSFAQAGANFATGTSGFVPPNAFLPPQPTDPPTGPNQGATSNGRGGEVFALARQSLGSNAGKILIGGQFRSIVNPGGSSGTPTVCVAFTRLLGDNGRLDNTFLGGRRSQPPGQQPEYDIFGLRFPFGVNLDPLATVRTIVVKSDDRPIIGGPFLIGPRNLAGTDGIGYINNRTRARVHRTGVNGEFGDALNPFLPPPPAPPYNPSVPQATFLSTWLAVPPGVGQNPNAPLVFQPGPYAVALAAGFGGFPPPVLPLGSLASIFAPGSAFPGVGSGLTPPPPPLPPGATSEISYYPNLPFNQTPPFGLRYTDTRMTVNTITLDPDRRRAYIGGLFNTFESVRADFQNDGAGTPNGLNLDIRWPGVAALQNGSGCSYGLVQPSFPPSQPIPFPQIPPPGPPVPPPGPPPPPIPLGAMNPAGGQMVIATMTRSAVSLCNLTPTITTNSPFVTIVGAVPRSTNPGFVDIVVNLSPNNTGANRPGSVTVTLPSETVTPPELRTIIFEFTQGPDSGCTYTATAVPASFPVAGGTGQFQITTGSGCSWTIPTTSLPTWISASPLSGSGSSTVNFTVAANTGSPRSATVTVAGQNITITQAGTCTLTLGTATGTSLPVTGGTGQFTVTTSSGCTYTATSSAPWLVITGGASGGPTGTVAFSVGRNSGAARQATITVTTQGAPSQTVTVSQAPDSGPDTVGMFRPSNGFFYLRFSNTSGNADTDFFYGTANDVPLSGDWDADGVTTIGIFRNGQFFLRNSNSAGFATVPAFAIDGTQPGDIPIAGDWDGNGSTTVGLFRAGVFLLRNSNISGPADIIINYALPTDTPIVGDWDGDGVTTIGLYRASVGFFALRNTNSSGAPDLQFFFGNPNDVAVAGDWDGDGVTTIGVFRTGTFFLRNSNSAGPANLTVNYGVPTDRPVIGKWVP comes from the coding sequence GTGAATGCCATTGTACTCCAGCCGGACGGCAAGGTGCTCATCGGCGGGGAGTTCAAGTGCTACAACGAAGTGCCGCGCGGTGGGATTGCCCGTCTCACGTCAACCGGTTCGCTGGACCCGACCTTTGGCGATTCATCTTTCTCGATTCCCGGCGTAGGTGACTACCTGCTCTGTGGCAATCCGGGTGGGGCAGTAGTTACAGGCATTGCGCGCAATGCTACCTTCCAAGGTATTCCACTCGTGGCTTACAACCGGGCGCGGGTCAATGCCATTCTGCTGCAACCGGATGGCAAGGTTGTGGTTGGCGGATTGTTTGCACGTGCCAATAACGTTGACCGCTACAACATTGCCCGCTTCAATAGTGATGGTACGCTGGATACGAGCTTTGCCCAAGCTGGAGCAAACTTCGCTACGGGTACTTCCGGCTTTGTGCCGCCAAACGCTTTCCTTCCCCCTCAGCCGACAGATCCACCCACGGGGCCAAACCAAGGTGCTACCTCCAACGGCCGTGGCGGTGAAGTTTTTGCCTTGGCGCGGCAGTCCCTTGGCAGCAACGCTGGGAAGATTCTCATCGGCGGACAGTTCCGGAGCATTGTCAATCCTGGTGGCAGCAGTGGAACCCCCACCGTGTGTGTGGCCTTTACCCGATTGCTTGGAGACAACGGGCGACTGGATAACACTTTCCTAGGGGGGCGCCGCAGTCAGCCACCAGGTCAGCAACCAGAATATGATATTTTCGGTTTGCGGTTTCCGTTTGGTGTCAACCTTGATCCTCTTGCAACAGTGCGGACGATTGTTGTCAAGTCAGATGACAGGCCCATCATTGGCGGGCCGTTCCTTATCGGGCCGCGGAACCTTGCCGGAACCGATGGTATCGGTTACATCAACAACCGGACGCGGGCGCGCGTCCACCGGACGGGTGTCAACGGGGAGTTTGGTGATGCCCTGAACCCCTTCCTGCCGCCACCCCCGGCGCCGCCTTACAACCCGTCTGTCCCACAGGCAACCTTTCTGTCCACATGGCTGGCGGTGCCGCCGGGCGTTGGGCAGAACCCCAATGCGCCATTGGTCTTCCAGCCTGGCCCCTATGCTGTGGCCCTGGCGGCCGGGTTTGGCGGGTTCCCGCCGCCTGTGCTTCCTCTGGGATCGCTGGCTTCCATTTTTGCCCCGGGCAGTGCCTTCCCGGGAGTTGGTAGCGGCCTGACGCCACCACCGCCACCACTACCACCAGGAGCTACTTCAGAAATCAGCTACTATCCCAACCTGCCCTTCAACCAGACACCACCCTTCGGTCTCCGTTACACCGATACGAGAATGACGGTGAACACCATCACGCTCGATCCGGATCGGCGGCGGGCCTACATTGGCGGTCTGTTCAACACCTTCGAGTCGGTGCGCGCCGACTTCCAGAATGACGGTGCCGGCACTCCCAACGGGCTGAACCTCGACATCCGGTGGCCCGGTGTCGCGGCGTTGCAGAACGGTTCGGGCTGCTCCTACGGGCTGGTCCAGCCGAGCTTCCCGCCCTCCCAGCCGATTCCCTTCCCGCAGATTCCGCCGCCCGGCCCGCCGGTTCCGCCGCCCGGCCCGCCGCCTCCCCCCATCCCCCTGGGTGCAATGAACCCGGCCGGTGGCCAGATGGTCATTGCCACGATGACCCGCAGCGCGGTTTCGCTGTGCAACCTCACCCCGACGATCACGACGAACTCGCCGTTTGTCACCATCGTGGGGGCGGTGCCGCGCAGCACGAATCCGGGCTTTGTGGACATCGTGGTGAATCTCTCCCCCAACAACACAGGGGCGAACCGGCCGGGTTCGGTGACGGTGACGCTGCCGAGTGAAACCGTCACGCCGCCAGAATTGAGGACCATCATCTTCGAATTCACCCAGGGTCCGGATTCGGGCTGCACGTACACGGCGACGGCCGTGCCGGCGAGCTTCCCTGTGGCTGGCGGCACGGGTCAGTTCCAGATTACGACCGGTTCTGGTTGCTCCTGGACGATCCCGACTACGAGTCTCCCGACCTGGATTTCGGCCAGTCCGTTGAGCGGTTCCGGTTCGAGCACGGTGAACTTCACGGTGGCGGCAAACACGGGTTCGCCACGCTCGGCGACGGTCACGGTAGCCGGGCAGAACATCACCATCACGCAGGCGGGTACCTGCACGCTGACGCTCGGCACGGCGACAGGCACTTCGCTTCCGGTGACGGGCGGCACGGGTCAGTTCACGGTGACGACCTCTTCGGGATGCACCTACACGGCGACGAGCAGTGCGCCGTGGCTGGTCATCACGGGTGGCGCGTCGGGTGGCCCGACGGGTACGGTTGCCTTCTCGGTCGGCCGCAACAGCGGTGCGGCGCGGCAGGCCACCATCACGGTGACGACGCAGGGTGCGCCGTCGCAGACGGTGACGGTCTCGCAGGCGCCGGACAGCGGTCCGGACACGGTGGGTATGTTCCGTCCGTCGAACGGCTTCTTCTACCTGCGCTTCTCGAACACCTCCGGCAATGCCGATACCGACTTCTTCTATGGTACGGCGAATGACGTGCCGCTTTCGGGCGACTGGGATGCGGACGGCGTCACGACCATCGGCATCTTCCGGAACGGTCAGTTCTTCCTGCGCAACAGCAACTCGGCGGGCTTTGCGACGGTGCCAGCCTTTGCGATTGACGGCACGCAGCCGGGAGACATTCCGATTGCGGGCGACTGGGATGGCAATGGCTCGACGACCGTGGGTCTGTTCCGGGCAGGGGTCTTCCTGCTGCGCAACAGCAACATATCCGGCCCGGCGGACATCATCATCAACTACGCGCTGCCGACCGATACGCCCATCGTAGGCGACTGGGACGGTGATGGTGTGACGACCATTGGTCTGTACCGGGCGAGCGTTGGGTTCTTCGCGCTGCGCAACACGAACTCGTCCGGTGCGCCTGACCTCCAGTTCTTCTTCGGCAACCCGAACGATGTGGCGGTGGCTGGCGACTGGGATGGCGATGGTGTGACGACCATCGGGGTGTTCCGTACGGGGACGTTCTTCCTGCGGAACAGCAACTCGGCTGGTCCGGCGAACCTGACGGTGAACTACGGTGTGCCGACTGACCGACCGGTCATCGGCAAGTGGGTACCGTAA
- a CDS encoding ABC transporter permease: MHTLTVIYRNLRQRWLSTGLTALSIGLGVALVTAITALRQQAQANFDNVAASYELVVGAKGSPLQLVLNTVFHLDVPVGNLPYSYYRKLKADDRVAYAIPLALGDNYRGFRLVGTEPEYFNLVRLKDGQPVAVAQGRPFAADYEAVIGSVVVRETGLGLGQTFVARHGVEDTAAAEEHEDAPFTVVGILRETGTPLDRVIFISLGSVDEIHQESRDKGGKSLLEQLEALPAEPSGSPPEDRPEDRNDHDHHHHHRKKPAAPPVGDTPGGDKPALPGQTAPNQTVANPAGTSAPDIDEVTAIIVKLRSPGYLFLMHREINKGKDAQAALPGVEVQKLFTIVGTVDRALLLMSVLVVVVAAVSVLVAIYNSLAERRREVAVLRALGAHRRTVFGWLVWEAAMTAALGGVVGVLMGHALLAVAGSSLKFLSGLPLDPWRWTRLEVGPAWLTAYVPFEVAVIAGTLVLGAVMGLLPAALAYRTNVARHLSE, translated from the coding sequence ATGCACACTCTGACGGTCATCTACCGCAACCTGCGCCAACGCTGGCTTTCCACGGGTCTGACCGCCCTTTCCATCGGGCTGGGGGTGGCGCTGGTCACGGCCATTACGGCGCTGCGCCAGCAGGCGCAGGCGAATTTTGACAATGTGGCGGCGTCGTACGAACTCGTCGTCGGAGCCAAGGGGTCGCCGTTGCAGCTTGTGCTCAACACGGTGTTCCACCTGGATGTGCCGGTGGGCAACCTGCCATACAGCTACTACCGCAAGCTCAAGGCCGATGACCGCGTGGCCTACGCCATACCGCTGGCGCTGGGGGATAACTACCGGGGCTTCCGGCTGGTCGGCACGGAACCGGAATACTTCAATCTCGTGCGGCTCAAGGACGGGCAACCGGTTGCGGTGGCGCAGGGGCGTCCGTTTGCGGCTGACTACGAGGCGGTGATTGGCAGCGTGGTCGTGCGGGAAACCGGGCTGGGGCTGGGGCAGACCTTTGTGGCGCGGCATGGCGTCGAAGACACGGCGGCCGCTGAGGAACACGAAGACGCGCCGTTTACCGTCGTGGGCATCCTGCGCGAAACCGGTACGCCGCTGGACCGGGTGATTTTCATTTCGCTGGGCAGCGTGGATGAAATTCACCAGGAAAGCCGCGACAAGGGCGGGAAAAGCCTGCTCGAACAGCTCGAAGCCCTGCCGGCGGAACCGTCCGGCAGCCCGCCGGAAGACAGGCCAGAAGACAGGAACGATCACGATCACCATCATCACCACCGCAAGAAGCCGGCCGCGCCGCCGGTTGGCGATACACCGGGCGGCGACAAACCTGCCCTGCCGGGCCAGACAGCGCCAAACCAGACCGTGGCGAACCCAGCCGGCACGTCAGCGCCGGACATAGATGAAGTGACGGCGATCATCGTCAAGCTGCGCTCGCCGGGTTATCTGTTTCTGATGCACCGTGAAATCAACAAGGGCAAGGACGCTCAGGCGGCGCTGCCGGGCGTCGAGGTGCAGAAGCTGTTTACCATCGTAGGGACGGTTGACCGGGCGTTGCTTTTGATGTCGGTGCTGGTTGTGGTCGTGGCGGCGGTTTCGGTACTTGTGGCGATTTACAACTCACTGGCCGAGAGGCGGCGGGAAGTGGCCGTGCTGCGGGCGCTGGGGGCGCACCGGCGGACGGTTTTCGGCTGGCTGGTCTGGGAAGCGGCCATGACGGCGGCGCTGGGCGGCGTGGTGGGCGTGCTCATGGGGCACGCCCTGCTGGCGGTGGCGGGCAGCAGTTTGAAGTTCCTGAGCGGGCTGCCGCTTGATCCGTGGCGCTGGACGCGGCTGGAAGTCGGGCCGGCGTGGCTGACGGCTTACGTGCCATTTGAGGTGGCGGTCATTGCCGGGACGTTGGTGTTGGGAGCGGTGATGGGGCTGCTGCCGGCGGCGCTGGCGTACCGGACGAATGTGGCGCGGCATTTGAGCGAGTGA
- a CDS encoding GTP-binding protein: MSSAGTPAAPQRVPVTVLTGFLGAGKTTLLNRLLSEQHGKRIAVIENEFGEIGVDHELVIEAEEEIFEMNNGCICCTVRGDLIRILGSLMKRRHKFDYILVETTGLADPGPVAQTFFVDEEIQRQTRLDGIVTLVDAKHVWEHFDTSEVQEQIAFADVILINKTDLVDAATLERLEQRIRAMNATANIRRTQQANAPVEALLDIGAFDLDRALAVDPQFLEPEYPFEYGGLYALTAGEATLELQPGPDPTLDLLFLPAPEGADDPLAALTDRAIVLFSEEPEPVTTGHRLTPEPRLRQLRLAADGPTRLTLDVPQTGHYVLLTQHHPEEFAAVLRQGGREVAPLHSRAYKPDHEHDAEVTSVGINLPGDLDPKRLNAWIGELLQTQGPDIFRMKGILSLAGDPRRFVFQGVHMVFDGRPDRPWGAEPRHNALVFIGRHLDRAALEAGFRSCLVSS, encoded by the coding sequence ATGTCGTCGGCTGGCACACCTGCCGCGCCGCAGCGCGTCCCGGTCACGGTGCTGACCGGTTTTCTGGGCGCCGGGAAAACGACCCTGCTCAACCGGCTGCTCTCCGAACAGCACGGCAAGCGCATTGCCGTCATCGAAAATGAGTTCGGGGAAATCGGGGTGGACCACGAGCTGGTCATCGAAGCCGAAGAGGAAATCTTCGAGATGAACAATGGCTGCATCTGCTGCACCGTCCGGGGCGATCTGATTCGGATTCTGGGCAGCCTGATGAAGCGCCGCCACAAGTTTGACTACATCCTCGTGGAAACGACGGGACTGGCCGATCCGGGCCCCGTGGCGCAGACCTTCTTCGTGGATGAGGAAATCCAGCGTCAGACCCGTCTTGACGGCATTGTGACGCTCGTGGATGCCAAACACGTCTGGGAACACTTTGACACCAGCGAAGTCCAGGAACAGATTGCCTTTGCCGATGTCATCCTCATCAACAAGACCGACCTCGTGGACGCCGCCACGCTGGAGCGCCTCGAACAGCGCATCCGCGCCATGAACGCCACGGCGAACATCCGGCGTACACAGCAGGCAAACGCCCCCGTCGAAGCCCTGCTGGACATCGGCGCGTTTGACCTCGACCGCGCGCTGGCCGTGGACCCGCAGTTTCTGGAGCCGGAGTATCCCTTCGAGTACGGCGGCCTCTACGCGCTTACGGCCGGCGAGGCGACGCTGGAGTTACAGCCCGGCCCCGACCCGACGCTTGACCTGCTGTTTCTGCCGGCCCCGGAAGGTGCGGACGACCCGCTGGCGGCGCTGACCGACCGGGCCATCGTCCTGTTTTCCGAAGAACCGGAGCCGGTGACGACCGGCCACCGCCTGACGCCCGAACCCCGGCTGCGGCAGCTTCGCCTGGCTGCCGACGGCCCGACGCGCCTGACGCTGGACGTACCCCAGACCGGGCATTACGTACTGTTGACCCAGCATCATCCTGAAGAGTTTGCAGCCGTGCTGCGGCAGGGAGGCAGGGAAGTCGCTCCGCTCCACAGCCGCGCCTACAAGCCCGACCACGAACACGACGCCGAGGTGACTTCCGTCGGCATCAATCTGCCGGGCGACCTTGACCCCAAGCGGCTGAATGCCTGGATTGGGGAGCTGCTTCAGACGCAGGGCCCGGACATCTTCCGCATGAAGGGCATCCTCAGCCTTGCCGGCGACCCGCGCCGGTTTGTCTTTCAGGGCGTCCACATGGTGTTTGACGGACGCCCCGACCGCCCGTGGGGCGCCGAGCCGCGCCACAACGCGCTGGTGTTCATCGGGCGGCATCTTGACCGCGCCGCGCTGGAAGCCGGCTTCCGGTCGTGTCTGGTTTCGTCGTAG
- a CDS encoding WD40 repeat domain-containing protein — protein MRLPSIAAFLKGATRQLEVDWQAVLDDGVVALEWAPDGGHLAALSAAGTLTVWDGATGEQRWSCAAHRTGGMTLSWSADGTVLATGGQDRQVCLWEPTTGDQRASLPAGAAWVERVAWSPPYQDGAPAMLASAAGKVLRFWTPTGDLISEHLRHTSTIADLHWHPQRRCLVTACYGLLTVWTPGADLPAEVFAWKRSHLAVRWQPQGRYLVAGDQDATVHVWDVTTGEDLVMSGYMVKVRELAWHPAGRFLATGGGAAVTLWDFAGDGPAGSTPIVLEGHSGLVTALAYCPDGGVLASGAEDGVLVWRPPEKPGRTVSPVGRYDVAGGVAYLAWRSDGVRLAVGGAQGEVLVAVVAT, from the coding sequence GTGCGTTTGCCTTCGATTGCCGCGTTTCTGAAAGGGGCGACCCGCCAGCTTGAAGTGGACTGGCAGGCGGTGCTGGATGATGGCGTCGTGGCGCTGGAATGGGCGCCGGATGGCGGGCATCTGGCGGCCCTGTCGGCGGCCGGGACGCTGACGGTCTGGGACGGCGCAACCGGGGAGCAGCGCTGGTCATGCGCGGCGCACCGGACGGGCGGCATGACGCTAAGCTGGTCAGCGGACGGCACGGTACTCGCCACCGGCGGGCAGGACCGGCAGGTGTGCCTGTGGGAGCCAACGACCGGCGACCAGCGGGCGAGCCTGCCGGCGGGTGCGGCGTGGGTGGAGCGGGTGGCGTGGAGTCCACCTTACCAGGATGGCGCGCCGGCGATGCTCGCTTCGGCGGCCGGCAAGGTCCTGCGTTTCTGGACGCCCACGGGCGACCTCATCAGTGAGCATCTGCGCCACACGAGTACGATTGCCGACCTGCACTGGCATCCGCAGCGCCGGTGTCTGGTGACGGCGTGTTATGGGCTGCTGACGGTCTGGACGCCGGGCGCTGACCTGCCGGCGGAAGTCTTTGCCTGGAAGCGTTCGCATCTGGCGGTACGGTGGCAGCCGCAGGGGCGGTATCTGGTGGCGGGCGATCAGGACGCCACGGTGCACGTCTGGGATGTGACGACCGGAGAGGACCTGGTGATGTCGGGCTACATGGTGAAGGTGCGGGAGTTGGCGTGGCATCCGGCGGGGCGGTTTCTGGCGACGGGTGGTGGGGCGGCGGTCACGCTGTGGGATTTTGCCGGAGACGGGCCGGCGGGTTCGACGCCAATTGTGTTGGAAGGGCACAGCGGGCTGGTGACGGCGCTGGCGTACTGTCCTGATGGGGGAGTGTTGGCGTCGGGGGCGGAGGATGGGGTGTTGGTGTGGCGTCCGCCGGAGAAGCCCGGCCGGACGGTGTCGCCGGTGGGGCGGTATGACGTGGCTGGCGGCGTGGCATATCTGGCGTGGCGCAGCGACGGTGTGCGTTTGGCGGTAGGCGGCGCGCAGGGGGAGGTGTTGGTGGCCGTTGTTGCCACGTAG
- a CDS encoding ABC transporter ATP-binding protein: MSLLQIRQLRVQYPGPDGEPPTPVLDIPDWGVAAGEQVALVGASGSGKTTLLHVVAGIVLPDSGEVRLGDTDITRLNEASRDRFRAANIGYIFQQVHLLPAFTALENVLLGMTFADNRAGTAEALALLESVGLRERARYFPRQLSAGQQQRVGIARALANRPRLVLADEPTSALDARHRDAVIDLMQRLCQDIGAALIVVTHDEAVARRFPTTIRLADINHVH; the protein is encoded by the coding sequence ATGTCTCTGCTTCAGATACGTCAACTGCGTGTGCAGTATCCGGGTCCTGATGGCGAGCCGCCGACGCCGGTGCTGGACATCCCCGACTGGGGCGTAGCCGCCGGCGAACAGGTCGCGCTGGTGGGCGCCAGCGGTTCGGGCAAGACGACGCTGCTCCACGTCGTGGCGGGCATTGTCCTGCCGGACAGCGGCGAAGTACGGCTGGGCGATACGGACATCACGCGCCTCAACGAAGCCAGCCGTGACCGTTTCCGCGCCGCCAACATCGGGTACATCTTCCAGCAGGTGCACCTGCTGCCGGCCTTTACGGCGCTGGAAAACGTCCTGCTGGGGATGACGTTTGCCGACAACCGCGCCGGTACAGCCGAAGCGCTGGCGTTGCTCGAAAGCGTCGGGCTGCGGGAGCGGGCGCGGTACTTTCCCCGGCAACTCTCGGCCGGGCAGCAGCAGCGCGTCGGGATTGCGCGGGCGCTGGCGAACCGGCCCCGGCTGGTGCTGGCCGATGAGCCGACCAGTGCGCTTGATGCGCGCCACCGCGATGCCGTCATTGACCTGATGCAGCGCCTGTGCCAGGACATCGGCGCGGCGCTCATCGTGGTCACGCACGACGAAGCCGTGGCGCGCCGGTTCCCAACGACAATCCGCCTGGCCGACATCAATCACGTCCACTGA